The Gammaproteobacteria bacterium DNA window GGACCGGTGAAAGATATTCGGCGTGAATAAAAAATAACCCTGATACGGCAAATAAAATAAGAATAGAAACTTTGACAGCGACAATAAATAATTCAGCCCGACCGACAGATCCTGCACCCAGAAAATTGAGAAAGGTAAAGAAAATAACGACAGCTGATGCGATGCTCTTCGCTAAGATGGGGGTAGGATGATTAGTAAAAAAAGTCATGCAATAGGCTGCGAACCCTTGCGAATATAAGGCAATAGCTACGATATACCCAACCCACATCAATAAATTCAAACTACCGCTGATCGAGCCGACCCCCCAGCCTCGTACAAGAAACTCAACTGCACCGCCCGCTGAAGGAAATTTTGCTCCTAATTTTGCGTAAGAATAAGTGCAAAAGAGTGCAACGATGCCACCGATAAGAAAAGAAACCCACATCGCACTACCCGAGGCTTCGGCAACCACACCCAAGATAGAAAAAATTCCAGCACCAATCATGCCCCCGATGCCAATTGAAATTGCAGCGGGTAATGAAATTCGAGATTGCATAGGAGATTGAGGCATGTCATTGACTATACAAGTTTCAAAGAAGTTTAGTCAATTCTACTTAAACCGAACTTGAGGAGCTGAGTGCAGGGTAGGTTAATTCCCTGGGTTAAGCGCTTTGCGCTCCACTCAGGCTATGAATATTAATTATGAAGTTGCATGTAGTATGTAGCCTGATGGCGTCTCTACTCACTAAGTAATCCTATGTCTTTGATCGAAAGCCTGCGAGCGAAGCCATACCAGATTAAGACGCAGGTGTTTCACTTAAGCTATCATTCGGTAAATTGACATTGATTAATTTACCCGCTTCGTCAAACTCATAATGAATTTGGGCGTAACCGACTAATTCACAAGCGATACAGGTTTTTGTAATTTTGAGGGTCGCAATGATGTTAGTGATTTGGTCCCCAGTTTTAACAATTTTAGGTTTATCCCAATTGGTAATCACGAAAGGAAAATTTTTATAATCTTCTTTCAAAGCTGCACTTAAATTTCTAGGATCAATTTTAGTATTAATGAGGCAGTTTTTTGGCGTCAAAATATAATAACTATGTTGGCCATCAGCAATGAACACTTGGTCGATAAGAGCAAAATTACCGATGCGTTCCATAGAAAGGGTCGCAGGGGTTGCGTGTAACACTTTGGCGAGTTGACTTAACTGGTTGCAGGATCGGTTATTCTTAGCAATTTGTTGTATGCAAGCAGTACTTGGGTAAGGTCCACTTAAGGGGCAGCTTTGCAGCAATTGCTTACAGTTACGATAATTCGTTTCACTAAAGGCAGGCTTCAAAAATGGATAGGATTTACATTCTAGAACAGGGCTTGCATAACTCGATCCTATCGAAATAATGATTGTCATGATGAAACACCAAAAATAGTTTGGCATAACTTTCTCCTTAGTCGCGGTACTTAAGTTCCGAACATTCAACGCTAAAATGTTCATCAATAGCTTGTAATAAAGCAGTAGTCGGTTTGATAGCCCATCGTTTAGCTAATTTTATATCAGCTTGGATATTGTTGCGAATATATCGCATGACAATATGACAACCGCCACCTAGATGGGGTTCTAATACTTTTTGTAAAAAAGAACCATTAAAAGAAAAAGAAGCAGGAACATTGATTTGTAAAGCTTTAGCAAAACGTTCTCTTGCTTGATCGAGTGTATAAAAATCTTTAGCCATAATACGCAAGCCATTGTTGAATTCATCAATCGATACGTCACCTTCAACAATAAGAATTTGGTCTTCAATGAGCAAGTGACGGTATTTGTTATAGGTATCACTGAAGCAAACACCATCAATGTGGGCTGTCCCATCATCAAGGGTTAAGATCGCCATACGATCGCCTTTTTTGGTTTGTCTTGTGCGTAAGGCAGTGATAATTCCGGCGATGCGAATGGTTTGTTCTGTTCCTTTTAATTCACTGATACGAGAAGAAGTGAAATGCACAAATTCAGGTAGATATTTGGTGAGTGGATGCCCCGTGAGATAAAATCCCAACGTTTCTTTTTCATTTGCTAACCTTGTTTCTTCATTCCAAATGACTGCATCAACATAATGCGGATCTTGTTTGATTTCGGTAAAACAGAGTAAGTCATGTTGGCCGGTTGATCGATCTTGGCTGTTTTGTTCGGCTTGCTGTAAGGCAAGGTTAACATTTTGTATAAGTAGAGCACGATGCTTGTTCCAACCATCAAAACTTCCCGATTTAATCAGTGCTTCAATAACACGACGATTAACTTTACGTAAATCGAGCCGTTGACAAAAATTAAATAAACTGTTGAATTCTCCCTGTTCATTCCGGGCTTGAATCATATTTTCGATGGCGGAAGTACCAACGCCTTTGATCGCACCCAAGCCATATAATAAATGTCGATCATCAATGACTTTAAAAAAATACTCACTGCGATTGATGTCAGGCGGTGATACATGAAGTTGCAAGGCTTTACATTCTTCAAGGAGAGTTATAATTTTTTCTGTTCGATCCATTTCCGAAGATAAAACGGCAGCCATAAAAGCTGCAGGATAATGTGATTTTAACCATGCAGTTTGATAAGCAATCAGTGCATAGGAAGCCGAATGCGATTTGTTAAATCCGTAACCTGCAAATTTTTCCATTAAGTCATAAATGGAGTTCGCCACTTCTTTGGCAACGCCGCGAACTTTCGCTCCTTCACAAAATATTTTACGTTGCTTGGCCATTTCTTCTGGTTTTTTCTTTCCCATCGCTTTACGTAAAATATCGGCAGCACCCAGGGTGTAACCTGCAAGAACTTGTGCAATTTTCATAACTTGTTCTTGATAGACGATGACCCCGTACGTCGGACTTAAAATAGCTTCCAAATCAGGATGAGAATAAACAACTTTAGCGCGTCCATGTTTACGATTAATGAAATCTTCCACCATCCCCGCTTGCAAAGGTCCAGGACGAAAAAGTGCAACAAGGGCAATCAAATCTTCAAAGCAGTCCGGTTGCAGTCGTTTAATCAAATCGCGCATACCGTGCGATTCAAGTTGAAACACTGCAGTGGTTTGATGATCTTTAAGGAGAGCAAAAGTTTTTTTATCATCAAGTGGAATGAGCGTAATATCAATCGGCTCACTTTGCTCTTCTCTTCTTTTTTGATTAATAATCGTCAAAGCCCGATTAATGATGGTGAGGGTTTTTAATCCCAAAAAGTCGAATTTAACTAAACCGACAGCTTCAACATCATCTTTATCAAACTGGGTGACAGGATGAGCACATTCATTGGGTTCACAGTAAAGGGGTACAAAATCAATCAATTTACCGGGTGCAATAACAATACCTCCCGCATGCTTGCCGACATTGCGTACGACCCCTTCCAATTTTCTGGCAAGCTCGATTAGCGTGCGAACCTCTTCTTCTTTTTCAACACGTTCTTTTAAAAGGGGTTCTTGTATCAGTGCTTTTTCTAAAGTCATGCCAAGTTCGAAGGGGATGAGTTTCGCAATTTTATCCACAAAACCATACCCCAATCCCAACACGCGTCCGACATCACGCACTACGGCTTTAGCAGCCATGGTTCCGTAAGTAATAATGTGCGAAACACTTTCACTACCGTGCGTTTTCATCACATACTCAATAACGCGATCGCGTCCTTCCATACAAAAATCGATATCGAAATCTGGCATGGAAACACGTTCTGGATTTAAAAAACGTTCAAATAATAAGCCTAAGGCAAGGGGGTCAAGGTCAGTAATGTTGAGCGCAAAAGCTACTAAAGAACCGGGACCGGATCCGCGTCCGGGACCGACGGGAATGCCGTTTTCTTTAGCCCATTTAGTAAAGTCAGCCACAATTAAAAAATAACCTGCAAAGCCCATGTTATTGATAACTGCTAATTCTCGATTCAAACGTTCATCATAGGCAATTTGCTTTTCGAAAGTGTTGTCTTCTCCAGAAGAGAAAATGGTAGCAAGTCGAAGGTCCAATCCTTTTTTTGCGATATCACTTAAATAACTTTCAGTCGTAAATCCTTCCGGCACTTTAAAGTGCGGGAGACGATTTTGATGTAATGAAAAAGTAACGTTGCAGCGCTTTGCAATTTCGATCGTGTTTAAGATGGCTTCCGGCAAATCGTGAAATAAAGCATGCATTTCAGCTGCAGAACGCAAATATTGTTGTTCAGTATATTTTCTAGGGCGATTAGGATCATTTAAAATCCAGCTTTCCTGAATGCAAACACGCGCTTCGTGTGCTTCAAAATCCTCACGAAGGTGAAACCGCACATCGTTGGTGGCAACAAGTGGGATTAATTTTTTTTCAGCAAGTAGCGCGACTTTTTTTATAAATTCATTTTCCTGACTTTGCCCAATTCGTTTAACTTCTAGGTATAAACGCTGAGGAAATAAAGTGAGCCAATAATCACAAAGATTTTTAATTTGTTTCTGATCTTGTCGCAAAAGTGCTTGGCCCAAATCACTTTCTTGACCCAGTAAGGTGATTAATCCATCGCTGTAAGAATTTAGCCAATCATGAGTGATGGTGGGTTTGCCCTCAACTTGACCTTTCAAAAAACCGAGCGACACGAGTTTTAATAAATTTTGGTAGCCGAGATTGTTTTGACATAGCACGGTAATTCGATAGGGCGTGTGGGCTGCAGTTTCATTTACTAAACATAAATCTGCACCAATGATGGGTTTTACCCCGCCTGCCATGGCGGCTTGGTAGAATTTAACGGTCGCATAGAGATTACTCAAATCAGTAATGGCCGCTGCCGGTAAACCCAGGGACTCACTCGCTGCAATGAGCGCTGGAATACGAATCAAACCATCACTTAATGAAAATTCGGTATGTATACGTAAATGAACGAATTTTTTTTCCATTACAACCCTTATCAGCTAAAATGCGAAGGTTTGGTTATTGTGCAGGGCCATGCCGCTTAAAGGCAAGGTAGATCTTCCATGCTTTAAGGCACTTTCATGTAAGGCAGCGGTATCCTCTCATGAAAATTTGATATAATGTGCGCATTTTAAGTTAAGAGTAAACTATGAACATCAATTTCCTCGATTTTGAACAACCAATTGCAGAGCTTGAGGCAAAGATTCAAGAGTTACGCATGGTTGGGACAGATGCTGATATTAATTTGAGCGAGGAAATTGCTCGTCTCGAAACCAAATGTAAAAATCTTACCCGAGAAACGTTTAGCAAATTAACCCCTTGGCAAATTCTGCAGCTCGCAAGACATCCGCAACGGCCACACACGATTGATTACATACCCAAAATATTTACAGAGTTCGATGAACTTGCTGGCGATCGTATGCTTTCTGCAGGAATGACCATCATTGCCGGGATCGCGCGCTTAGAGGGAAAGCCCATCTTAGTGCTGGGGCATGAAAAGGGTAGAAAGACTCAAGAAAAAATCCAGCGTAATTTTGGCATGCCAAGTCCTGAAGATTATCGTAAAGCCATGCGTCTTGCTCGTTTAGCCGAGCGTTTTAAACTTCCCATTATTACTTTTATTGATACCCCGGGCGCTTATCCTGGTATAGGAGCTGAAGAGCGTAACCAAAGCGAAGCGATTGCACGCAATCTCATGGTCTTTGCACGGTTAAAAACTCCTATTATTTGTACAGTGATTGGAGAAGGTGGTTCAGGCGGCGCACTGGCCATTGGGGTAGGTGATCGAGTCAATATGTTGGAGTATTCCGTCTATTCAGTTATTTCACCGGAAGGGTGTGCATCAATTTTGTGGAAAAATGCGGAAAAAGCGCCGCTCGCAGCGGAGGCGATGAATTTAACAGCAACCCGTATTTTTCAATTAGGCTTGGTGGATCAAGTTATTCAGGAACCATTAGGTGGGGCACATCGAGATTATGATGCGATGGCAACTCGATTAAAAAGAGAATTGGTAAGACAAGTAGATGAATTACAATCTTTAGCTATACCCACGCTGCTTGAAAAGCGATATAGCCGAATGATGTCATTCGGTTTGCCTGAATGAGTTTGTTGGCCGTATTAAAAGAATTTGTTTTAACACAAGGCCAAGAAAAAAATTATTGGCTAGCTTTAAGTGGTGGGCTTGATTCCCATGTACTTGTGGCAACAGCTTATCAATTGCGACAAGTTTTACCCCTACCCAGCATCCAAGCCATCTACGTGGATCATGGTTTATCCCCTCAATCGCAAGCATGGGGCGAGCATTGTGCTCGTCTTTGTCAAGGTTACGGCATTCCTTACCAAGTTCATGCAGTTACAGTTTCGACTCAGCAAGGGGATAGTTTAGAAGAAGTTGCGCGTAAAAAACGTTATGCACTTTTTGCCGATCTGTTGTCTGCAGATGATATTTTATTAACTGCACATCATTGTGATGATCAAGCGGAAACTTTGTTGTTACAACTGCTGCGCGGTTCGGGTTTAAAAGGGCTTGCGAGCATGCCACTTTTGAAGCGTTTAGGTCAGGGTTGGCATGGCCGTCCTTTTCTTTATCAACCAAAAAAATCTTTAGAATGTTTTGCTGAGCATCATCACCTTCAATGGATTGAAGATGAATCGAATCAAGACCAACGTTTAACACGCAATTTTTTGCGTGCAAATATTATGCCTATACTAAAATCACGTTTTCCAGCTATTGTTAAAACCATGGCACGCACGGCCGAACACATTCAAGAAGCGCAAGCTTTGTTAGATGAATGGGCTGACAATCTCTTGGTGAACTTAAAAGGAAGTCAGCCGGAAACGCTGTCGGTTGATAAGTTAAATGCGCTATCAAAACAAAAACAGCGCCTTGTGTTACGCGCGTGGATCAAGCGTTCTCATTATCCTTTACCGGATACAAAAAAGCTCATTAATTTGCAAAGCACTTTACTCACTTGCGCCCAAGATAAAACACCTTGCAGTCATTGGGGAGAGGCTGAAATGCGGCGTTTTGGCGATGATTTATATCTTATGCATAAGCTACCCTTCCATAATCCTACACAAAAAATCCAATGGGATGTTACTTCCCCGCTCGTCATACCCTCGGTTGGGATTTTAAAGGCGACCTTAAAAGAGCAAGGCTTAGCTAAATCTACTGTGCCCCTGGTTGTGAGTTTTCGGCAGGGGGGTGAACGGATTAGTTTAGGACAAAGAGGCAGGCATACACTTAAAAATATGTTCCAAATATGGCGGGTTCCCACTTGGCAACGCGATCGCATCCCGCTTCTTTATATTGATCAGCAATTAGTGGGCGTAGTGGGTTATCAATTTGATCCAGATTATGTTGCGAAAAAAGGGGAAGTTGGGCTGCACTTTGAATGGATAGCCTCCCCCTCAAAATGAGGGGGGGTGATTTTCTTAGGGAAGAATTTTATCGTGACCATTTCGACAATAGATACAACACGTGCACAAATATTTAACGAGTGCACCAAAAGCAAGAATGGGTAAAGTTACATCAAAAAAATCTCGGAAAATGATAAGGCGTAATAATTGATCGCGGGGTAAGATCAGTGCGAAAAGGCCTACAGCGACCGCGATGATAATAATGAGCGTTACAAAAACACGCATAAGCATGAAAGATCTCCTTCTCGACCATTCTTTAAACCCTACAGCCTATGCGGATACAGAAAAAGTGTCAAGAAAGCCTTAAAATTCAAGGAAACTTCCTAATTGCATTGCAGCAATTGCTGGAGTTTGATAGAGTCACTTTCAAGTTTTTCAATCCCCTCGATGTTCTCAGACGTATGACAAAATACATATTTATTACAGGTGGTGTCGTTTCATCTTTAGGTAAGGGTGTGGCTGCTGCATCGCTGGGTGCCATCCTTGAAGCCCGGGGCCTGAATGTTACGTTAATGAAATTAGATCCTTACATTAATGTAGACCCTGGCACAATGAATCCTTTACAGCATGGTGAAGTTTTTGTGACCGAAGATGGCGCAGAAACTGATTTGGATCTAGGCCATTATGAACGCTTTGTGCGTATTAAAATGTCCAAAGCTAATAATTTCACGACGGGTCGAGTTTATGCGAACGTTATTCGTAAAGAGCGTAAAGGTGATTATTTAGGCGGGACCGTTCAAGTTATTCCTCACATCACGGATGAAATTAAACGGTGTATCGTTAAGGGGACGGCAGAAGCTGACGTTGCTTTGATCGAAATTGGCGGAACAGTGGGTGATATTGAATCGCTTCCTTTTCTCGAAGCTATTCGGCAAATGCGTATGGAATTGGGCCGACAAAACACTTTGTTTATTCATTTAACGCTACTGCCTTACATTCCCACAGCTGGGGAACTCAAAACTAAACCTACTCAGCATTCGGTGAAAGAATTGCGTTCCATTGGTATTCAACCGGATATTTTGATTTGTCGTAGTGATCGCGCCATTTCTGATCATGCCCGCTACAAGATAGCCTTATTTACTAATGTTGAAAAAGAAGCTGTTATTCCTTTGTTAGACGTCGATTTTATTTATCAATTACCCGTTGCTTTGCACGAGCAAGGGTTAGATGAAATTGTGGTTAAAGCGCTTAATCTGACCCCTGTACCTGCTGATTTATCAGAATGGCATAAAGTAATAGATGCTTATCAACATCCTGTCGCAACCGTTACGATCGGTATGGTAGGAAAGTATGTTGATCTTACGGACTCTTATAAATCCTTATCTGAAGCACTCAAACATGCCTCCGTCCAAACACGAACGCATGTCAATATTGTTTATATTGATTCCGAAGCTTTAGAAGAACAAGGTGTCAGTTTATTAAAAGATTTAGATGGTATTTTAGTCGCACCTGGTTTTGGTAAGCGTGGCATTGAAGGAAAAATATTAGCAGCTCAATATGCTCGTACTGAAAAAGTGCCTTACCTTGGTGTGTGTTTGGGAATGCAAATTGCAATTATTGAATTTGCACGGCATGTTGCACTCCTTGCAGAAGCTAACAGTACGGAATTTGATCCTACTACACCTTACCCTGTTGTAGCTTTGGTGACAGAGTGGATAGATCGTACGGGCAATCGTATAGAACGAAATGAAAAGTCAGATATTGGCGGAACGATGCGCTTAGGTGGTCAAGCAAGTCGTTTAAAAGCAGGCTCACGCGCGCAAGCATTGTATGGTAAAGATGTGATAACAGAGCGGCATCGTCACCGCTATGAAGTTAATAATAATTTAATCGAAGAATTAGAAAAAGTTGGGCTTATTGTTTCAGGCCGTTCAGTCGAAGATGACTTGGTAGAAATTATTGAATTACCTGATCATCCGTGGTTTATCGGATCACAATTCCATCCTGAATTTACATCAACACCTCGTGATGGGCATCCTTTATTTAGTGATTTTATTCGCGCCGCACATCAGTATCAGGAAAAGAAACTGGTTTCATCATGATTTTTTACCTTTCCATTTCATTAATCAATATACAAAGAATATCTAAACGTCAGGATTGCTTCGCAGCAATGCTCACAAAAATAAGATAAATTGCTTAGAAATAATTTAATCCGCCCCAGCGCTTAAGTGGGAAGCTATGATGAATAATCTCTGACTTCGTCTTATAAGCATTACGAAGTAATCTAGGTTGCTCAAACTAAAGGAGTATTAACCAATGAAATTATGTGGATTCGAAGTAGGATTAAAACATCCTTTTTTTTTGATTGCAGGACCCTGCGTGATTGAGAGTGAACAATTTGCATTAGATACAGCAGGACAACTCAAAGAATTCACAAGTGCATTACAAATTCCTTTTATTTATAAATCTTCCTTTGATAAAGCTAATCGTACTTCAATTTCAAGTTTTCGCGGTGTGGGATTGGAGCAAGGTCTTGCTATTCTTGCTGCCGTTAAAAAGACGATCGGTGTTCCTGTCTTAACTGATGTGCATGAAGATACGCCTATTGACGAAGTCGCAAGCGTAGTCGATGTGATGCAAACACCTGCCTTTTTATGTCGTCAAACCAATTACATTCAGCGTGTGGCAAAACCTGGTCTTCCCATCAATATTAAAAAAGGGCAATTTCTTTCCCCGTGGGAAATGAAGCATGTCGTGCAGAAAGCCCGTGATGCTGGCAATGAAAAGATTATGGTTTGTGAGCGCGGCGCAAGTTTTGGCTACAATAATTTGGTATCCGATATGCGCTCTCTAGCTATCATGCGCGAAACTGACTGTCCGGTTGTCTTTGACGCCACACACTCTGTGCAACTTCCCGGGGGCGGTAACGGAAAGTCGAGTGGACAACGTGAATTCGTTCCTATCCTTGCCCGTGCAGCTATCGCTGCAGGTATTGCTGGTATTTTCATGGAGACGCATCCTAATCCGGATCGCGCGCCGTCTGATGGACCCAATATGTGGCCCTTGGCGCAAATGTATGATTTGTTAGCGCATCTTAAAGAAATTGATCAAGTTGTTAAGCGAAATACTTTGTTATGATCAATTCAATTCCTCATGGCTAGTCCTTATTGCTTTAATAAGCCTTTAAGGGTCGGCCAAAGATTATTTAAAATCATGGCTTGTGCTTCGGCTCTAGGATGAATACCGTCGGATTGCATAAGCGTCGTATTTTCATCAATCCCTTTTAATAAAAAAGGTACCACTTGAATGTTGTTTTCTTTCGCAAGTATTAAGTAATTTTCATTAAACGTTTGCGTATACTTGCTCCCAAAGTTCGGCGGTAAACGAATACCAATCAAAAGTACGTCACTGCTTGCATCTTTAGCTAATTGAATAATGGATTGTAAATTATTTTTAATGTTTTCTAAATTTAATCCCCGCAAACCATCATTGCCACCCAGCTCGATAATCGTTATAGAGGGTTTATACTTTGCAAGCAAAGGCGGTAAACGGGATAACCCATTGCTAGTTGTATCGCCAGATATACTTGCATTCACGACCTTATAGTCAAAATGTTCAGCTTGCAATTTTGCTTCAAGTAATTTAACCCATCCTAATTGTTGTTCAATTCCATAACCTGCACTCAAGCTATCGCCAACAACAAGAATTGTATTTTTAGCAAATAAAGGTAAAGTGAATAAGAAGAATAAAAGACCAAGGTATTTTTTCATGGATCATCGCACTCCTGCTTTTATCGAAATTAAGCATCTTAGTAAAAAGGTACGTAGTGGTGACGGACTCATTGAGATATTAAGCGATGTGAACCTTGTAATAAAGCACGGAGAAAGTGTTGCGATTCTGGGCCGATCAGGCTCTGGCAAGACAACCTTGCTGACGCTAGTAGCCGGACTTGATGTGCCAACCCACGGATCGATTCTTTACAATACGCAAGAATTGTCTTCCATGACAGAAGAGCAAAGGACTTTGCTGCGCGGTAAAGAAATTGGCTTTGTATTCCAATCTTTTCAACTGTTACCCACGTTAACAGCGCTTGAAAATGTCATGTTACCTTTAGAAATTCACTATGTAAAAAGTATTAAGGCAAAAGAAATCGCGCTTGCCTGGCTTGAAAGAGTTAATTTAAAGCATCGGGTGCATCATTATCCAGCACAACTTTCAGGGGGTGAGCAGCAAAGGGTTGCTATTGCAAGAGCTTTTGTTAATCAGCCAACCTTGCTCCTTGCCGATGAAATGACCGGTAATCTTGACGTTGCAAGTGGTGAGAAAATGATTGATTTATTATTTTCTCTCAACCAATTACAACAGACTACCTTATTGTTGGTGACACATGATGTAAGTCTTGCGCGTCGTTGTGATCGTCAGTTTACGCTACAAAATGGAATGCTCCATCCATGTTGAAACTATTTCGCTTAGCTCTTGTTTCTTTGTGGCGCGAACTGCGAGCGGGGGAGTGGCTTATTGTTTTCTTAGCATTATTCTTGGCAGTCACGGGTATGACATCTTTACATTTTTACACCAACCGTATCCAAACTGCGCTGACTCAGCAAAGCGCTCAGTTTTTGGGAGGTCATTTAGCACTGACCAGCCCTTATCCGATAAGAAAAGAAATTTTAGATTTTACGCAAGCGAATGGTTTACGTACCGCTATTGTTTTATCTTATCTTACGGTAGTTAACGCAAATAATCGATTTCAACTTGTCAACATCCAAGCAGTCTCTGATGCTTATCCTATTTTAGAGCCTAACAGGCAAGCTTTAAAACCAGATACGGTCTGGGTTGAGGAAAGGGTTATAAAATCATTAGGCAGCAAAATCAACGACCCCATTTCAATAGGTGAGCATACTTTTAAAGTAACAAAATTTTTAAATGCCGATTCCGATACACTTAACACTGGCATGCTGATTGCCCCCCGCCTCATGATGCGCTTAGATGATGTGACAGTAACAAAAACTGTTCTGCCGGGTAGTCGCGTTGAGTATCGATTGTTGTTAACCGGACGTCAAAGTGATTTAAATCATTTTCAAGCGTGGGTAAGGCCTAAACTTGCGCCGAATGAAAAACTGCTTGATGCAAAGACACAACAATTATTTTTTAGTGAAGCGATTGAGCGTGCGGAAAATTATCTCAATTTGATTTTGCTGGTTTGTTTACTGATGAGCGCAGTCGCGATCATGATCAGCACCCAATCGTACTTAAAAAAGCGTTACGATTATGCGGCCATGTGGCGTTGTTTTGGTGCTTCCAAAAAACAACTCTTGGGCATCTTATTTATTCAATTATTGTTAATCGGTTTGTTTGCAGCGAGTTTGGGAAGCTTGATGGGTTATATCACTCAAACTTGGATCGCATCATTGTTTGCTAATTTTCTTCAATTCCCTTTACCCCCTGCAAACCTTACCCCCATTTTCACAAGCTTCATCATGGTGCTTATTATCTTATTTATATTTTCTTATCCACTTATTACCCGATTACCCTCTATCTCTCCTTTATTACTTTGGCGTAATATTAAAATCCCGCCGCTCCCGCAAAGCAATTTTATTTTTGTCAGTGCAGCTTTATTATTATGTATTTCTATTTTAATTAGCGCCTCCTTGCTCAGTCTTTTTTTTATTGCAATGTTAAGTGTGTGCATCGGATTTCTATATTTTATAAGTCTGCTTTTTTTGAAATTGATTGATAAGGTTAGTGAAAAAGTTCAAGGTACTCTTCAGCGAGGTTTGCGTCAGCTTTTACAATATCGCGATAGCGTTAGTATTCAGTGCGTGGGATTTACACTTATTTTGATGTCTTTAATTGCGTTAAGTGTCGTGCGAGATCAGTTAGTCAATCAATGGCAAAAATCATTACCTGCCAATACACCAAATTATTTTGCGTTTAATATTGCTGAACAAGATCTCCAATCCCTAAAACAATTTTTTCAACAAAATAATATTGCGATCGAAGCAATTTATCCTATGGTCAGAGGAAGATTAATTGCGTTAAACGATAAACCTATTTTAAGTGCAGTGCCTGCGACTGCAAAAGATAACAATGCCTTACATCGCGAATTAAATATTAGTTTTATGACGAGACTCCCTTCAGATAATGAAATTGTTGCGGGTCGTCCTTTTAGTGAAAAGGATATTGGCAAACCTTATGCGTCCATTGAAAAAAATTTAGCGCAAGATTTAAATTTGCATTTAGGCGATAAATTGACTTTTCGTATTGCCGATCAAACACGCTTGGTGACTATTACTAATATTCGAACCCTTAAATGGGATTCTTTTCATCCTAACTTTTATGTCATCTTCCCCCCTGGCGTATTGAATCAATTTTCATCGACTTATATTACTAGTTTTCATTTAACGCCCGCCCAACAATCAATCCTGAATAGTTTGATCGGACAATTCCCTAACATGACGATTATTGATGTAGCTAGCTTATTGTCACAAGTCCGAGAATTAATTAATCA harbors:
- a CDS encoding arylesterase; this translates as MKKYLGLLFFLFTLPLFAKNTILVVGDSLSAGYGIEQQLGWVKLLEAKLQAEHFDYKVVNASISGDTTSNGLSRLPPLLAKYKPSITIIELGGNDGLRGLNLENIKNNLQSIIQLAKDASSDVLLIGIRLPPNFGSKYTQTFNENYLILAKENNIQVVPFLLKGIDENTTLMQSDGIHPRAEAQAMILNNLWPTLKGLLKQ
- the kdsA gene encoding 3-deoxy-8-phosphooctulonate synthase → MKLCGFEVGLKHPFFLIAGPCVIESEQFALDTAGQLKEFTSALQIPFIYKSSFDKANRTSISSFRGVGLEQGLAILAAVKKTIGVPVLTDVHEDTPIDEVASVVDVMQTPAFLCRQTNYIQRVAKPGLPINIKKGQFLSPWEMKHVVQKARDAGNEKIMVCERGASFGYNNLVSDMRSLAIMRETDCPVVFDATHSVQLPGGGNGKSSGQREFVPILARAAIAAGIAGIFMETHPNPDRAPSDGPNMWPLAQMYDLLAHLKEIDQVVKRNTLL
- a CDS encoding CTP synthase, whose protein sequence is MTKYIFITGGVVSSLGKGVAAASLGAILEARGLNVTLMKLDPYINVDPGTMNPLQHGEVFVTEDGAETDLDLGHYERFVRIKMSKANNFTTGRVYANVIRKERKGDYLGGTVQVIPHITDEIKRCIVKGTAEADVALIEIGGTVGDIESLPFLEAIRQMRMELGRQNTLFIHLTLLPYIPTAGELKTKPTQHSVKELRSIGIQPDILICRSDRAISDHARYKIALFTNVEKEAVIPLLDVDFIYQLPVALHEQGLDEIVVKALNLTPVPADLSEWHKVIDAYQHPVATVTIGMVGKYVDLTDSYKSLSEALKHASVQTRTHVNIVYIDSEALEEQGVSLLKDLDGILVAPGFGKRGIEGKILAAQYARTEKVPYLGVCLGMQIAIIEFARHVALLAEANSTEFDPTTPYPVVALVTEWIDRTGNRIERNEKSDIGGTMRLGGQASRLKAGSRAQALYGKDVITERHRHRYEVNNNLIEELEKVGLIVSGRSVEDDLVEIIELPDHPWFIGSQFHPEFTSTPRDGHPLFSDFIRAAHQYQEKKLVSS
- a CDS encoding ABC transporter ATP-binding protein; the encoded protein is MDHRTPAFIEIKHLSKKVRSGDGLIEILSDVNLVIKHGESVAILGRSGSGKTTLLTLVAGLDVPTHGSILYNTQELSSMTEEQRTLLRGKEIGFVFQSFQLLPTLTALENVMLPLEIHYVKSIKAKEIALAWLERVNLKHRVHHYPAQLSGGEQQRVAIARAFVNQPTLLLADEMTGNLDVASGEKMIDLLFSLNQLQQTTLLLVTHDVSLARRCDRQFTLQNGMLHPC